The proteins below are encoded in one region of Helicoverpa zea isolate HzStark_Cry1AcR chromosome 21, ilHelZeax1.1, whole genome shotgun sequence:
- the LOC124640617 gene encoding thioredoxin domain-containing protein 12-like, whose product MAAGKAAKAFLSLIYDSVHCAGITGKDNGFGNNYVWAGSLESGLQIATHHRKPLMVIIHKSWCTACRNLKPKFANSTEIQTLSKHFVMVNLIDEDEPKNNVFAPDGTYIPRILFISPKGLVDPDIVNEEGSSQHKYFYSKPEQIAKSMRKVLDKYMQEQFDV is encoded by the exons ATGGCTGCTGGGAAGGCTGCTAAGGCGTTTTTAAGTCTTATTTACGACTCTGTACATTGTGCCGGCATCACAGGCAAGGACAATGGATTTGGCAACAACTACGTTTGGGCTGGCTCTTTGGAATCAGGGCTACAGATAGCCACGCATCATAGGAAGCCTCTGATGGTAATAATCCATAAGTCGTGGTGCACCGCCTGTAGGAACTTGAAGCCGAAATTCGCCAACTCAACAGAGATACAAACGTTAAGCAAACACTTTGTAATGGTCAATTTGATCGATGAGGATGAGCCCAAGAACAACGTTTTTGCACCAGATGGGACTTATATACCGAG AATCCTCTTCATCTCGCCAAAAGGTTTGGTGGACCCGGACATTGTAAACGAAGAAGGCAGTAGTCAACACAAGTATTTCTACAGCAAACCAGAACAAATTGCCAAGTCAATGAGAAAAGTGCTCGATAAATACATGCAGGAACAATTTGACGTATGA